In the Palaeococcus pacificus DY20341 genome, one interval contains:
- a CDS encoding molybdopterin molybdotransferase MoeA — translation MREFKRLTPYRDAFNMMINDIEELQNVEEMLLDGALGRVLAEDIHAPIDVPPCDRSAVDGYAVRAEDTFQAREYSPIKLEVIDEITAGMESKEEVTNGKAVKLMTGNKMPKGANAVIMQEMVKREGNTIYVLRPVAPGQNVSFKGEDVKKDEVVLKKGQILRPQDLAILKALGFKSVKVKKKPLVGIIVTGDELIEELNEEELISGKILESNSAMLKGLIREYFGEPHFYGVIPDDEAKIKEAIERAKRECDLVLITGGSAFGEKDYAHKFVKLLFHGTTIKPGRPVGYGERVFVMSGYPSAVFAQFHLFVKYALAKLVGANYKPVTIKAKLKNKVASSLGRHEFVKVYYENGEVLPIKKKGSGIISALVESNAYLIIPEDSEGHREGEEVEVVFY, via the coding sequence ATGCGCGAATTTAAAAGGCTTACACCCTATAGAGATGCCTTTAACATGATGATTAACGATATTGAAGAGCTCCAAAATGTTGAAGAAATGCTCCTCGATGGGGCTCTTGGGCGAGTTTTAGCTGAGGATATACATGCGCCAATAGATGTGCCTCCATGTGATAGGAGTGCAGTGGATGGATATGCGGTTAGGGCTGAAGACACATTCCAAGCGCGTGAATACAGTCCAATCAAGCTTGAAGTAATAGATGAAATCACCGCAGGAATGGAGAGCAAAGAGGAAGTAACGAACGGAAAGGCAGTAAAATTGATGACGGGCAATAAAATGCCAAAGGGCGCAAACGCGGTAATAATGCAAGAAATGGTAAAGCGCGAGGGCAACACTATTTACGTCCTAAGGCCAGTTGCTCCAGGACAAAACGTATCCTTTAAAGGTGAGGATGTTAAAAAGGACGAGGTAGTTCTCAAGAAAGGACAAATCCTAAGGCCTCAGGACCTCGCCATCCTAAAAGCGCTTGGATTTAAGAGTGTCAAAGTCAAGAAAAAGCCTCTCGTGGGGATAATTGTCACAGGAGACGAGCTCATTGAGGAGCTCAATGAAGAGGAACTGATAAGCGGCAAAATCCTTGAGAGCAACTCCGCGATGCTAAAAGGCCTAATTAGAGAGTATTTTGGAGAGCCGCACTTTTATGGAGTTATTCCCGACGATGAAGCCAAAATTAAAGAGGCCATTGAAAGGGCGAAGAGAGAGTGCGACCTCGTTCTAATCACAGGCGGGAGTGCATTTGGTGAAAAGGACTACGCGCATAAGTTCGTTAAGCTCCTCTTCCACGGCACGACGATAAAGCCTGGAAGGCCAGTAGGCTACGGAGAGAGAGTTTTTGTTATGAGTGGCTATCCCTCAGCTGTCTTTGCCCAGTTCCACCTCTTCGTCAAGTATGCACTCGCAAAGCTTGTGGGAGCGAACTACAAGCCCGTAACGATAAAGGCCAAGCTTAAGAATAAGGTCGCCTCTTCCTTAGGCCGCCATGAATTCGTTAAAGTATACTATGAGAACGGTGAGGTGCTCCCAATAAAGAAGAAGGGAAGTGGAATAATAAGCGCACTTGTGGAGAGCAATGCTTATCTGATAATTCCGGAAGACAGCGAAGGGCACAGGGAGGGAGAGGAGGTAGAGGTGGTGTTTTATTAA
- a CDS encoding radical SAM protein codes for MRESEYYSYFVGELPKGCQLCVKGAKLVLFTTGICPRDCFYCPLSPWRREDVIYANERPVKDELDILEEAKIQEALGAGVTGGDPLARLERTVRYIQLLKENFGENFHIHLYTTGALATREALEKLYDAGLDEIRFHPDIFSPNSKLFQKEIENIKNAKDFDWDFGGEVPVIPGGEERIRWYAEFLDNLGAKFLNLNELEFSETNLRALIDKGFKPVSDESSAIKGSLDLGLELLRWGEESTSLSYHLCTAKLKDAVQLRNRLKRMAKNVAKPYHEITEDGTLRFGIAEYEDLEELYSLLVEEASVPKEWLYINEKKKRIEMPEEVAIELADAVEGDVKFYIIEEYPTWDRIEVGRIPLP; via the coding sequence ATGAGAGAGAGCGAGTATTACTCATATTTCGTGGGCGAGCTTCCAAAAGGGTGCCAGCTCTGTGTAAAAGGGGCTAAGTTAGTGCTCTTTACCACTGGTATATGCCCAAGAGACTGTTTTTACTGCCCTCTAAGCCCATGGCGTAGAGAAGATGTTATTTATGCTAACGAAAGGCCTGTAAAAGACGAGCTCGATATTTTGGAAGAGGCTAAAATCCAAGAAGCCTTAGGAGCGGGAGTTACAGGGGGAGACCCACTCGCGAGGCTTGAACGGACGGTTAGGTATATCCAGCTTTTAAAAGAGAACTTTGGAGAGAACTTTCACATTCATCTCTACACTACGGGGGCATTAGCAACTAGAGAAGCCTTGGAAAAACTATACGATGCTGGTCTTGATGAGATTCGCTTTCACCCGGACATATTCAGTCCTAACTCAAAGCTCTTCCAAAAGGAGATAGAAAACATAAAAAATGCTAAGGACTTTGATTGGGATTTTGGAGGAGAAGTTCCCGTAATCCCCGGAGGGGAGGAAAGGATAAGGTGGTACGCCGAGTTCTTGGATAATCTTGGAGCGAAGTTTTTAAATCTAAATGAGCTTGAGTTCAGCGAGACGAACTTAAGAGCGCTGATTGATAAAGGATTCAAACCGGTGAGCGATGAAAGCTCCGCTATAAAAGGAAGCTTAGATTTGGGACTCGAGCTTTTAAGGTGGGGTGAGGAGAGCACTTCGTTGAGCTACCACTTATGCACGGCTAAGCTTAAGGATGCTGTCCAATTAAGGAACAGGTTAAAGAGGATGGCAAAAAACGTTGCTAAACCTTATCACGAGATTACAGAAGACGGAACGCTTCGCTTTGGGATAGCAGAGTATGAAGATTTGGAAGAGCTTTATAGTCTGCTCGTGGAAGAGGCAAGCGTTCCAAAGGAGTGGCTCTATATCAATGAGAAGAAAAAGCGCATAGAGATGCCCGAAGAGGTAGCGATTGAGCTTGCCGATGCAGTAGAGGGAGATGTGAAGTTCTACATCATTGAGGAGTACCCCACATGGGATAGAATCGAAGTGGGAAGGATTCCTCTACCCTAG
- a CDS encoding DUF371 domain-containing protein, giving the protein MLMEKIICWGHENVRATHKSTLEFTKEDFLTPRGDCILCINADKGIDDLSEEFKNALKAGKKLRIRIIVDELVDEVVAYGDERLILEHPFSMVIRKSEYVDGRTLAVRANKAARDIKREIVERLKNPEQKAVVELIIEE; this is encoded by the coding sequence ATGCTCATGGAGAAAATAATCTGCTGGGGGCATGAAAACGTCAGAGCCACACATAAGTCAACGCTTGAGTTTACAAAGGAGGACTTTCTAACGCCGAGAGGTGATTGCATCCTATGCATTAACGCAGATAAAGGAATAGATGACTTAAGTGAAGAGTTTAAAAATGCTTTAAAAGCTGGAAAAAAGCTTAGGATCCGGATAATCGTGGATGAGCTGGTTGATGAAGTTGTTGCCTATGGAGACGAGCGCCTAATCTTAGAACATCCCTTCTCAATGGTGATTAGGAAGAGTGAGTACGTAGATGGAAGAACGCTTGCGGTAAGAGCCAATAAAGCAGCGAGAGATATAAAAAGGGAAATTGTGGAGAGGCTCAAAAATCCGGAACAAAAGGCCGTTGTGGAGCTAATAATCGAGGAGTAG
- a CDS encoding ABC transporter permease, producing MSDFWIIVMKELKHMLRDKGLLFGIIIVPLILYPALGQLMQIGIEQAQEETKVVLVNFDTGEYGSYLIKALEVAPNVTVTQIEAKDLNDAIEKAKEKDYNVVVVIPKDFSQRIEMNEKTNVEIYAIFKGVSAGMRESVSEGRINAVVSVLNEYLAKLKIKDRVEGDPDAILHPIDAQSYSIIKDRIVEVPPSVVSSIIAAQAFSIPLIIFLMVIIIAQMAAGTMAMEKENKTLETLLTLPVKRITIVAGKITGTAIMGLIASITYMIGMRYYMGSLIPQDAGSGISFEELGLAITPKGALLFALTMFLAIAFALSLAMLLAIFAEDVQSANTVVSAGIMPLAFPTFVLMFTDIETLPTALRYILMALPFSHPILAFRAMLMGQYSRMYASVAYLAILALTTLYITAKFFTTEKILTAKVRFGRRKKAP from the coding sequence ATGAGCGACTTTTGGATAATTGTGATGAAAGAACTTAAACACATGCTCAGGGACAAAGGACTTCTCTTTGGAATAATCATTGTACCTTTAATACTCTACCCAGCGTTGGGTCAATTGATGCAAATAGGTATAGAGCAGGCCCAAGAAGAGACGAAAGTCGTTCTTGTGAACTTTGACACCGGCGAATACGGGAGTTATCTCATAAAAGCCCTTGAAGTGGCTCCAAACGTCACTGTGACACAGATAGAGGCTAAAGACTTAAACGACGCAATAGAAAAGGCAAAGGAAAAAGACTATAACGTTGTCGTGGTTATACCGAAAGACTTTTCTCAGCGCATTGAAATGAATGAAAAAACAAATGTGGAAATTTATGCTATTTTTAAGGGTGTGAGTGCTGGAATGAGGGAAAGCGTAAGCGAAGGACGCATAAATGCCGTTGTAAGCGTTTTAAACGAATATCTGGCAAAGCTCAAAATTAAGGACAGGGTGGAAGGGGATCCTGATGCGATTCTCCATCCAATAGATGCCCAAAGCTACTCCATCATAAAGGACAGGATTGTGGAGGTTCCGCCTTCTGTAGTTTCAAGTATAATAGCAGCGCAGGCTTTCTCAATACCTCTCATAATATTTCTAATGGTTATCATCATTGCTCAAATGGCCGCTGGAACGATGGCCATGGAAAAGGAGAACAAGACGCTCGAAACGCTCTTAACGCTCCCAGTCAAGAGGATAACTATCGTAGCAGGAAAAATAACTGGAACCGCAATTATGGGACTAATAGCGTCAATAACCTACATGATCGGTATGCGCTATTATATGGGCTCGCTCATACCACAAGATGCTGGCTCAGGTATTTCCTTTGAAGAACTTGGGCTTGCAATTACCCCTAAAGGAGCCTTGTTATTTGCATTAACAATGTTTTTAGCTATAGCATTTGCTCTAAGTTTGGCGATGCTGTTGGCAATCTTCGCAGAAGATGTTCAAAGTGCCAACACTGTGGTGAGCGCGGGAATAATGCCCTTGGCCTTTCCAACCTTTGTGCTAATGTTCACAGACATTGAAACCCTTCCAACAGCTCTCAGATACATCCTCATGGCACTTCCCTTTAGTCATCCAATTTTAGCTTTTAGGGCAATGCTCATGGGCCAGTACTCCAGAATGTATGCGAGTGTTGCATACCTAGCTATACTTGCACTAACAACTCTCTACATAACCGCAAAGTTCTTCACAACGGAGAAAATCCTCACAGCAAAAGTGAGGTTTGGAAGGAGAAAGAAAGCTCCTTAA
- a CDS encoding metal ABC transporter solute-binding protein, Zn/Mn family, producing MRSLASRWGTFALIMLLTVSLAPSVLAEEKPLVIASIPSLAEIVKEAFGDSVRVEILVPLGVDPHEYQLSPEQVEKAQSALVIVTTGGHLPAEKKLRELSEKGEISAKVLGIEDYQKEGFRFVEKSWMGGSNEHGTWMDPNNALAIAKATKEALIESDPRNKDVYEREYGVFEERVRTIVEAYKVIFENMGKKKAIIELPAHQYALNWLGVKVVDAIKPEEEAPAKSVDVLLSAVEDVDFIVYSKNSPDPLKNAAMELSQRSGRPLANIVYMWTNEEYTKVLEENTAEILKALSSQESQPKTVELKQGVSEIYVLLAMIIGIVLGFAVGMFIKE from the coding sequence ATGAGATCTCTGGCGAGCAGGTGGGGAACTTTTGCACTCATCATGCTGCTTACTGTTAGCCTAGCCCCTAGTGTTCTCGCGGAGGAGAAGCCCCTTGTAATAGCGAGCATTCCTTCATTAGCCGAGATAGTAAAAGAGGCTTTTGGAGATAGCGTAAGAGTTGAGATTCTCGTTCCATTGGGAGTTGATCCTCACGAGTATCAGCTCAGCCCAGAGCAGGTGGAAAAAGCACAAAGCGCTCTTGTGATAGTTACCACGGGAGGTCACTTGCCTGCAGAGAAGAAGCTCAGAGAGTTAAGCGAAAAAGGGGAGATAAGCGCTAAAGTTCTTGGGATTGAGGACTACCAAAAAGAGGGTTTTAGGTTCGTAGAGAAGAGCTGGATGGGTGGGAGCAACGAACACGGGACATGGATGGATCCAAACAATGCGCTTGCAATAGCAAAAGCAACAAAAGAAGCGCTAATTGAAAGTGATCCAAGAAACAAGGATGTCTATGAGAGGGAGTATGGTGTTTTTGAAGAGCGTGTGAGAACCATAGTGGAAGCATATAAGGTGATATTTGAAAATATGGGGAAGAAAAAAGCAATAATCGAGCTCCCAGCTCATCAATATGCTCTAAATTGGCTTGGTGTGAAAGTTGTCGATGCTATCAAGCCCGAGGAAGAGGCGCCTGCAAAAAGTGTAGATGTTCTACTGTCGGCTGTTGAAGATGTGGACTTCATTGTTTATTCCAAAAACAGCCCCGACCCTCTAAAAAATGCCGCTATGGAGCTTTCCCAAAGGAGCGGAAGACCTTTAGCAAACATAGTGTATATGTGGACAAACGAGGAATATACCAAAGTTTTGGAGGAGAACACCGCGGAGATTTTGAAAGCTTTGAGCAGCCAAGAGAGCCAGCCAAAAACTGTTGAGCTCAAGCAAGGAGTGAGTGAAATTTATGTGCTTTTGGCAATGATTATTGGCATTGTTTTGGGATTTGCAGTGGGAATGTTCATAAAAGAATGA
- a CDS encoding NifB/NifX family molybdenum-iron cluster-binding protein, with amino-acid sequence MHIVVATTRGGLDDFVSQHFGRAQTFTVVDVDESGNITDVRVVPNPAHSAPRAAGIQAAQFCIDNGANAVIAGTFGPNASQVLQTAGIKFISVPPMMTVEQAIKTFLHEEL; translated from the coding sequence ATGCACATAGTGGTCGCTACTACAAGGGGCGGTTTGGATGACTTTGTAAGTCAGCACTTTGGGAGGGCTCAGACTTTTACAGTAGTTGACGTTGACGAAAGTGGAAACATCACAGACGTTAGAGTAGTTCCAAATCCTGCTCACAGTGCTCCAAGGGCTGCAGGGATTCAAGCTGCACAGTTCTGCATAGATAACGGTGCAAACGCTGTAATAGCTGGAACTTTCGGCCCTAATGCATCTCAAGTGCTTCAAACAGCGGGAATAAAGTTTATCTCTGTTCCTCCAATGATGACAGTTGAACAAGCAATTAAAACGTTCCTTCATGAAGAGCTTTAA
- a CDS encoding NifB/NifX family molybdenum-iron cluster-binding protein, which produces MRIAIPSSNRGGLEDAVAPVFARAPTFTIVDVENDEITNVKTLQNQAVYAGGGAGPMAVQMLINEGVDTVIVPQIGPNAVGALQAAGIKYYTFAPGTPIKEAVEHIIKGEAPQASVTPAYPMPPAPIYAPQQQTAQSSPYYPPAPAYGFGPRWGYGRGLGRGIGFGRGGGRGGRGWGARLGYCPATGMPNRRNWLARFFGWW; this is translated from the coding sequence GTGAGGATTGCAATTCCAAGTTCAAACAGAGGAGGTTTGGAGGATGCTGTTGCACCTGTCTTTGCAAGGGCACCAACATTCACAATCGTCGATGTAGAAAACGACGAGATAACAAACGTTAAAACACTCCAAAACCAAGCGGTATATGCTGGAGGAGGAGCCGGTCCAATGGCTGTGCAAATGCTCATAAACGAAGGCGTTGATACAGTAATAGTACCACAAATTGGCCCAAATGCAGTGGGGGCACTCCAAGCAGCTGGAATTAAATACTACACTTTTGCACCCGGAACACCAATAAAAGAGGCTGTTGAGCACATTATTAAAGGAGAAGCCCCACAAGCTTCCGTTACTCCCGCATATCCAATGCCACCAGCTCCAATATATGCACCACAACAGCAAACAGCCCAATCTTCCCCCTATTATCCCCCAGCCCCGGCATATGGATTTGGTCCGAGATGGGGTTACGGAAGAGGCCTTGGTAGGGGTATAGGCTTTGGCCGTGGTGGCGGTAGAGGAGGAAGAGGTTGGGGGGCTCGCTTAGGCTATTGCCCCGCAACAGGAATGCCCAATAGGAGAAACTGGCTTGCGAGATTTTTTGGCTGGTGGTGA
- a CDS encoding DEAD/DEAH box helicase — translation MYLRRDLITPRVYQEVIFARCKEKNCLVVLPTGLGKTFIAMLIADYRLSKYGGKILMLAPTKPLALQHRESFARLFDIPEEKINTLTGELSPEKRAEVWKKSIIITATPQTIENDLVVGRISLEDVVLLVFDEAHRAVGSYAYVYIAKEYARQAKHPLILGLTASPGSNEEKIREIIRNLHIEHVEIRTESSPDVKPYVQGVKLEWIKVELPELYKEVRKLLREMLKDSLKPLKEAGIIDSYSPDLPKKDVLNAGRIINAEVARGNYALGRLMLYQAKAMKLHHAIELLETQGLSALRSYLGKLYNEGKRGKTKSAKELIQDPRMRKAISLLMQANELGLDHPKMDKLFELIKKQVEKKPNSKIIVFTNYRETSKKLASEINKLGIKAVRFVGQASREKDKGMSQKKQKEVLELFSQGVFNVLVATSVGEEGLDVPEVDLVVFYEPVPSAIRSIQRRGRTGRHRPGRVVVLMARGTRDEAYYWSSRRKEKAMFVTLKKVSEMVKREKQASLLGFMGTKAKEEAKHEKEPPKEEALPVKPIFVKKPKGIVVYVDSRELKSQVPKYLKELGAEIQVKTLDVGDYVVSEDVAVERKSANDFIQSLIDGRLFEQMGRLKDAYLRPIVIVEGQLYGIRNVHPNAIRGALAAVALDWGVPILFSNDAKETAQFIYLIARREQEERKKEVSLRGEKKALTLAERQRLIVEGLPNVSATLAKRLLKHFGSVERVFTATEEELMEVEGIGEKKAREIRKVITVPYVDEENEES, via the coding sequence ATGTATTTAAGGAGAGATTTAATCACACCACGCGTTTATCAAGAGGTCATATTTGCGAGATGCAAAGAGAAGAACTGTTTAGTTGTTCTGCCGACAGGTTTGGGAAAGACATTCATAGCCATGCTTATAGCCGACTATCGCCTCTCTAAGTATGGCGGGAAGATACTAATGCTTGCTCCTACGAAACCCCTAGCTCTTCAGCATAGAGAGAGCTTTGCTAGGCTTTTTGACATTCCTGAGGAAAAGATAAATACGCTCACGGGGGAGCTCTCCCCGGAAAAAAGGGCGGAAGTTTGGAAAAAGAGTATTATTATTACAGCAACGCCCCAAACGATAGAGAACGATTTAGTTGTGGGGAGAATTAGCTTGGAAGATGTTGTTCTTCTCGTCTTTGATGAAGCCCATAGGGCTGTGGGAAGCTATGCTTATGTTTACATAGCAAAAGAGTATGCGAGACAGGCAAAGCATCCTCTAATTTTGGGTCTAACGGCATCTCCAGGAAGCAATGAGGAGAAAATTAGAGAGATTATACGGAATCTCCACATAGAGCATGTAGAGATTAGAACCGAAAGTTCGCCCGATGTTAAGCCCTATGTCCAGGGAGTAAAGCTCGAATGGATTAAGGTAGAGCTCCCCGAGCTTTACAAAGAGGTTAGGAAGCTGTTGAGAGAGATGCTTAAAGATTCGCTTAAGCCCCTAAAGGAAGCGGGGATAATTGATAGCTATTCCCCTGATTTGCCGAAGAAGGACGTTCTAAACGCTGGAAGGATAATAAACGCTGAAGTGGCAAGGGGAAACTATGCCCTTGGACGTCTCATGCTGTATCAAGCTAAGGCTATGAAGCTCCACCACGCAATAGAGCTCCTTGAAACGCAGGGCTTATCTGCATTGAGGAGCTACTTAGGAAAGCTCTATAATGAAGGCAAGAGAGGAAAGACAAAATCAGCTAAAGAATTGATACAGGATCCAAGGATGAGAAAGGCCATTTCCCTTTTAATGCAGGCGAATGAGCTTGGCTTAGACCACCCAAAGATGGACAAGCTTTTTGAGCTCATTAAGAAGCAGGTGGAGAAAAAGCCCAACTCAAAGATAATTGTCTTCACAAACTATCGTGAGACTTCAAAGAAGCTTGCAAGCGAGATAAACAAGCTCGGCATTAAAGCGGTTCGCTTTGTTGGACAGGCAAGCAGGGAAAAGGATAAAGGAATGAGTCAAAAGAAGCAAAAAGAGGTCCTTGAGCTCTTTTCGCAGGGAGTCTTTAACGTGCTCGTAGCGACGAGCGTCGGTGAAGAGGGGTTAGACGTCCCCGAAGTTGATTTGGTCGTCTTTTATGAGCCAGTTCCATCTGCAATTAGGAGCATCCAAAGGAGAGGAAGAACAGGAAGGCACAGACCCGGGCGCGTGGTAGTTCTAATGGCTCGTGGGACGAGAGATGAGGCTTATTATTGGAGCTCTCGGAGAAAGGAGAAGGCTATGTTTGTTACGCTTAAAAAGGTGAGTGAGATGGTTAAGAGGGAGAAGCAAGCCTCGCTTTTAGGATTTATGGGAACAAAAGCAAAGGAGGAGGCAAAACATGAGAAAGAGCCTCCTAAAGAAGAGGCACTTCCTGTTAAGCCCATTTTTGTTAAGAAGCCTAAGGGAATAGTTGTTTACGTTGATTCGCGTGAGCTTAAGAGCCAAGTACCAAAATATCTCAAGGAGCTCGGAGCGGAGATTCAGGTTAAAACCCTCGATGTTGGAGATTACGTTGTGAGTGAAGACGTTGCGGTGGAGAGGAAATCGGCAAACGATTTTATTCAATCACTTATCGATGGGCGCCTATTTGAGCAGATGGGGCGTTTGAAGGATGCTTATCTGAGGCCGATAGTTATCGTCGAAGGCCAGCTTTACGGGATTAGAAACGTTCATCCAAACGCTATTAGGGGGGCTTTGGCGGCAGTTGCGCTCGATTGGGGTGTTCCAATACTCTTTTCAAACGATGCTAAGGAGACGGCCCAGTTTATCTACCTCATAGCTAGGAGAGAGCAGGAGGAAAGGAAGAAAGAGGTTTCTCTTAGGGGCGAGAAGAAAGCTCTAACTTTAGCGGAGAGGCAAAGGCTGATTGTGGAAGGTTTACCAAACGTTTCTGCTACGCTGGCGAAGCGCCTTCTAAAGCACTTTGGAAGCGTAGAGCGCGTGTTTACCGCCACCGAAGAAGAGCTCATGGAAGTGGAAGGCATTGGTGAAAAGAAGGCGAGAGAAATAAGAAAGGTTATAACCGTGCCCTATGTGGATGAGGAGAATGAAGAAAGCTAA
- a CDS encoding MogA/MoaB family molybdenum cofactor biosynthesis protein yields MGVKEHKAKAPKTFKFAVITVSDKGSQGKREDLSGYYIIEELKKAGNENVYYKIVPDEKLSILKALLEALEKADVVITTGGTGITRRDVTIETIRPLFDKELVGFGEIFRLKSYEEVGTAAVLSRATAGIIRDKESKVVFCLPGSLNAVKTAMEIIKHEAYHILKHARE; encoded by the coding sequence ATGGGAGTTAAGGAACACAAGGCTAAAGCGCCAAAAACTTTCAAGTTCGCTGTGATAACTGTCAGCGATAAGGGGAGTCAGGGGAAAAGAGAAGATTTAAGCGGTTATTACATAATTGAAGAGCTTAAAAAAGCTGGAAACGAAAATGTCTACTACAAAATTGTACCCGATGAAAAGTTATCTATCCTAAAAGCTCTTCTCGAAGCTTTAGAAAAAGCTGATGTGGTGATTACCACAGGAGGGACAGGAATAACGAGGAGAGACGTTACGATAGAAACCATAAGGCCGCTCTTCGATAAAGAATTAGTCGGATTTGGAGAAATATTTAGGCTTAAAAGCTATGAAGAAGTTGGAACAGCTGCAGTTCTTAGCAGAGCAACTGCAGGGATAATAAGGGATAAAGAGAGCAAAGTCGTTTTCTGCCTCCCGGGGAGCTTAAACGCCGTAAAAACTGCCATGGAGATAATAAAACATGAGGCGTATCATATATTAAAGCACGCGAGGGAGTAA
- a CDS encoding TIGR00296 family protein: MYKIKDEHGEFLVKLARKTIEEYLKSGKEPEPPEDTPEELWEKMGVFVTLNRYKSPPQSALRGCIGFPLPIYPLVKATIKAAIYAAVDDPRFPPVKPEELDSLTIEVSVLTPPEIIEGKPSERPKKIKVGRDGLIVERGIYSGLLLPQVPIEWGWDEEEFLAETCWKAGLPPDCWLDEETKVYRFTAEIFGEEHPKGPIKRKPLTKA, translated from the coding sequence ATGTACAAGATTAAAGATGAGCACGGTGAATTTTTAGTTAAGCTAGCTAGAAAAACGATTGAGGAGTATTTAAAAAGTGGAAAAGAGCCCGAACCGCCCGAAGACACTCCAGAAGAGCTTTGGGAGAAGATGGGAGTATTTGTCACGCTCAACCGCTACAAGTCCCCACCCCAAAGTGCTCTTAGAGGATGCATAGGGTTTCCTCTCCCAATATATCCCCTTGTCAAAGCGACGATAAAAGCAGCTATCTATGCGGCCGTTGACGACCCAAGATTCCCGCCTGTAAAGCCTGAGGAGCTCGATTCGCTGACGATAGAGGTGAGTGTTTTAACACCCCCCGAAATAATAGAGGGCAAGCCTTCGGAAAGGCCAAAGAAGATTAAAGTAGGAAGAGACGGACTAATTGTAGAAAGAGGCATTTATAGCGGTCTTTTACTCCCCCAAGTTCCAATAGAATGGGGATGGGACGAGGAAGAGTTTTTAGCCGAGACATGCTGGAAGGCTGGCCTTCCTCCGGACTGCTGGCTCGATGAGGAGACCAAAGTTTACCGCTTCACAGCAGAGATCTTTGGAGAGGAGCATCCAAAGGGGCCTATTAAAAGAAAGCCTCTAACCAAAGCTTAG
- a CDS encoding RAD55 family ATPase: MKSMRAKFGIEPLDDVLLNGGIPKGNIVLIVGQETAGKTILSWQFVYNGVKKFREKSLFVSLEGRKKEIIEYLSSFYNRRISESKSLQIIGTDKINEFLLKNDMLSSPIEGLIILLNEVFSKFKPDRLVIDDIYFLFPLIEKTSIQKEMFRLYLFLKSKEITTIITTMRYWDRSRLTMFCEDNCCDGTIELEMAERSIGLRRYILVHKMRGTAHLRKKMPYEIADGGIMIYYDKEMY; this comes from the coding sequence ATGAAGAGCATGAGGGCCAAGTTTGGAATAGAACCGCTTGATGATGTATTGCTCAATGGTGGAATTCCGAAGGGTAATATAGTTTTAATTGTTGGGCAAGAGACCGCAGGGAAAACTATATTATCTTGGCAGTTTGTCTATAATGGAGTTAAAAAATTCAGGGAGAAAAGCCTCTTTGTTAGTTTGGAAGGCAGGAAGAAGGAGATAATTGAATATTTATCCAGTTTTTATAATAGGCGAATAAGCGAGTCTAAAAGTCTTCAAATAATTGGAACAGATAAGATTAACGAGTTTTTACTGAAGAACGACATGTTATCCTCACCTATTGAGGGCTTGATAATCCTCTTGAATGAGGTATTTTCTAAGTTCAAGCCTGACCGCCTTGTTATTGATGACATTTACTTCCTATTCCCGTTAATTGAAAAGACATCTATACAAAAGGAGATGTTTAGACTTTATCTGTTCCTCAAATCTAAAGAAATTACCACAATAATCACCACAATGCGATATTGGGACAGATCGAGACTAACGATGTTCTGCGAGGATAACTGCTGTGATGGTACAATAGAACTTGAAATGGCCGAAAGGAGTATTGGACTGAGACGTTACATTTTAGTGCATAAAATGAGAGGTACGGCCCATTTGAGAAAGAAGATGCCTTATGAAATCGCCGATGGGGGTATTATGATTTATTATGACAAGGAGATGTATTAA